The region TTATTGGCGTTCGCTTCAATTTTTGTACCATCAATAAAAATGGCTTCCTCTTCAATCAATTCCTTTTCCACAAGCTGATTCCGGAACTGGACAAAGCATTCACGCAATAACTTTTCGCTGTGTGGATTAGAACGGAATCGATTGATCGTGCGATAGCTGGGTTCATGTCCTTGAGCCAACCACATCATGCGGATACTATCCTGTAATAAAGCTTCTATTTTACGACCAGAAAACACGGATTGCGTATACCCACACAAAATGACTTTCAACATCATGCGAGGATGGTACGCAGGACGGCCGGTTTGTCGTATAAAGTCATCGAAAACCTCTTCAGGAATACTCTCGACAAGATCATTGATCGCAAAAGCAATATCATTCTCTTTCAATTTAATTTCTAAATCTAGCGGCAAAACTACCTGATTCATGGTATAATGTTTAAACATAAGGACACCTCCATAAATTATTGTGTAGTTACTTTAATTTTATCAAAGGGTGTCCTTTTTGTTTACTAAAATAATGTCAAAAAAGGCGTGGGGCCTACACTTTTTTAGTGTAAGCTCCTACGCCTTAATTTTTATTTACTGGAGTTTTGTCCCAGCCTCTTCATATATGTTATAATGTTAGAAACAACAGTTCGCAAAGGGTGGATAACATGTCTCAATGGTATCCGAAAAACGGACGGGTAATTTTCCATATTGATATGAATTGTTTTTATGCATCAGTTGAAATGGCTTATAATCCTAAGCTAAAAGGGAAACCGCTGGCAATTGCCGGAAATCCTGAGGAACGAAAAGGAATTGTGGTAACCAGCAGTTACGAGGCCAGGGAAAAAGGGGTTAAAACAACGATGACATTGTGGCAGGCACGCAAACTATGTCCCAATTTGATTGTCATGAGACCTAATTTTGATCGATATCGAACCGCTTCAACGGAAATGTTTAAAATGCTTGCTGCAATCACCCCGTTCGTACAACCGGTCTCCATTGACGAAGGTTATATGGATATTACGGAATGCGAACAGCTTGGCGATCCGATTACGATTGCCGAAAAATTGCAGAAACAAATCAAAAACGAGCTGGATTTACCTTGCAGCATTGGCATTGCGCCAAATAAATTTTTGGCAAAAATGGCCTCCGATATGAAAAAGCCAATGGGGATTACCATTCTTCGTAAGCGTGATCTTCCTCAGAAGTTATGGCCACTTCCAGTTGGTGAAATGTATGGCGTTGGGGAAAAAACAGCCCGTAAATTAAACGCGATTGATGTCATAACCATTGGTGATTTGGCCCGTCATGATGTATACCAGCTTAAACAGGTTTTGGGAATTAATGGAGAACGATTACAAAACCGGGCTAATGGCGTGGATCCAAGACCGGTTGATCCAGATGCTGTTAATGAGTTTAAAAGCATTGGCAGTTCACAAACATTACCTGAAGATACGACCGATGAAACAGAAATCCGTAAACTGATGCACCAGCTTGCTGAAAATGTGGAACGCAGGATGAGACGAAAACAGGCAGCAGGAAGCAGTGTTCAAATCATGATTCGCTATCATGACCGCAAAACAATTACCAGAAGCAAAAAACTGCAAACATATATTGAGACAAAAGAGGATATTCTTCAAGCTGCCAATGAATTATTTCAAAAACACTGGAATTTGGAGCCAATCCGTTTGCTTGGTATAACGGTTCAGGATGTGGATGAGAAACAAAATATCGCCTACCAACTGGATTTATTCACGTATGAGCAGGAAGCGGAAAAGGAAAAGCTCAATAAGGCAATTGATGAATTAACCACAAAATACGGCAAAAACCCATTTAGGAAGTTGACGAATCTTGAAAAGGATGAACAACCACATACAAGTTTTCAAAAGGATTTTCTGGATGATTACAAGAGATAAGTGCTCACATCATTATGTATGGTGTGGGCTTTTTTGTGGGGATCAAGCATAAAATGTATGTGGGCTGCGTATTTTATGTTGACAATCCCTACCAGTATTGTTAACATTAAAATCAATCAACAATTAAAGATTCTTATCAAGAAAGGTGGAGGGACTGGCCCTGTGATACCTGGCAACAGACTGTGGCAGTACTGTGCTAATTCCTGTGAACGTGTATGTGTTCAGAAGATAAGAAGGAGCCATATGTGATTAAATGTGGTTTACCCTCTTCTTGTCTTAAAGGAAGAGGATTTTTTAGCTATTTAATCATAAAAAAAGGGGGAGAAGGAGCATGAACATTAAGGAGCAAAACAATATTCTTGAATCGATTTATTCAGAGCTGGATCAGAATTTGGAGGAAATTATCGGTTGGAGAAGGTATATGCACCAACACCCGGAACTTTCATTTCAAGAAGAAAACACTGCTAAATTTATTGAAGAAAAACTGATCGGATTCGGACTGAAGGTAAGGACAAACATTGGTGGTAATGGACTCATCGGCATTTTGGAAGGAAATCAACCCGGAAAAACAATTGCATTGCGCGCAGATTTCGATGCCTTGCCGATTGAAGATCAAAAGGATGTACCATATAAATCATTAAACCCTGGTGTCATGCATGCATGCGGTCATGATGGTCATACCGCTGCTTTATTGGGAACAGCTAAAACCCTCAGCAAGTATCGCCGGTATATAAATGGTACGATCATCTTCATTTTCCAACCTGCTGAAGAGCTGCCTCCCGGGGGAGCAAAATATATGATAGAAGAAAATGTACTAGATGGCGTAGACTACGTATTCGCTGCACATCTTGCATCTGACATTCCATTGGGGAAAATTGGTGTAGGGGCAGGATATAAAGCAGCTGCAGTCGACAAATTTGAAATTACAATTGAAGGAACTGGAGGCCATGGAGCAAGGCCACATCAATCCAATGATCCGATTGTTATTGGCAGTGATATTGTCAATGCCTTGCAAAAAATCGTCAGCCGGAGAGTCGATCCATTAAAATCGGCGGTCGTCACGCTTGGTGTGTTTCAGGCGGGAAATGCATTTAACGTTATCCCTGAAACTGCACGATTGGAAGGAACGGTACGTACATTTGATGAAAAAGTAAGAACGCAAGTGAGCGAGCAGATTTATTCAATTGTAAACGGCATTGCAGCCGGTTTTCAGGCAACAGCGAAAATAGATTATTTATTTGGTTATCCAGCATTGTATAACCATCAAACAGAAACGGAAACAGTCAAAAAGCTATTAAGTGAAACTTTTTTAGAGAGTTCGGTTGTTGATCTTGAAACAGGCATGGGTGCTGAAGATTTCTCCTACTTTCTATTAGAAAAACCAGGTACATACTTCCGGGTTGGTTCACGAAATGATGATGAAAGCACACATTTCCCACATCATCACCCGAATTTTGATATCGATGAGCGGGCGTTGTTGAATATTGAAAAGGCATTTACGAAAATTGTTTCTTATTA is a window of Lentibacillus daqui DNA encoding:
- a CDS encoding DNA polymerase IV — its product is MSQWYPKNGRVIFHIDMNCFYASVEMAYNPKLKGKPLAIAGNPEERKGIVVTSSYEAREKGVKTTMTLWQARKLCPNLIVMRPNFDRYRTASTEMFKMLAAITPFVQPVSIDEGYMDITECEQLGDPITIAEKLQKQIKNELDLPCSIGIAPNKFLAKMASDMKKPMGITILRKRDLPQKLWPLPVGEMYGVGEKTARKLNAIDVITIGDLARHDVYQLKQVLGINGERLQNRANGVDPRPVDPDAVNEFKSIGSSQTLPEDTTDETEIRKLMHQLAENVERRMRRKQAAGSSVQIMIRYHDRKTITRSKKLQTYIETKEDILQAANELFQKHWNLEPIRLLGITVQDVDEKQNIAYQLDLFTYEQEAEKEKLNKAIDELTTKYGKNPFRKLTNLEKDEQPHTSFQKDFLDDYKR
- a CDS encoding M20 metallopeptidase family protein, translated to MNIKEQNNILESIYSELDQNLEEIIGWRRYMHQHPELSFQEENTAKFIEEKLIGFGLKVRTNIGGNGLIGILEGNQPGKTIALRADFDALPIEDQKDVPYKSLNPGVMHACGHDGHTAALLGTAKTLSKYRRYINGTIIFIFQPAEELPPGGAKYMIEENVLDGVDYVFAAHLASDIPLGKIGVGAGYKAAAVDKFEITIEGTGGHGARPHQSNDPIVIGSDIVNALQKIVSRRVDPLKSAVVTLGVFQAGNAFNVIPETARLEGTVRTFDEKVRTQVSEQIYSIVNGIAAGFQATAKIDYLFGYPALYNHQTETETVKKLLSETFLESSVVDLETGMGAEDFSYFLLEKPGTYFRVGSRNDDESTHFPHHHPNFDIDERALLNIEKAFTKIVSYYLF